In Rothia mucilaginosa, one genomic interval encodes:
- the whiA gene encoding DNA-binding protein WhiA — MALTTLVKDELANYEATKVSARKAEISTILRFTGGLHIVSGRIVVESEVDHEATAHRMRRTIAEIYGHDSELTSVSGGGLRRGGRYIVRVDHGGEALARQTGLLDLRGRPVRGLPPAVVNGSLQDAEAVMRGAFLAHGSLTEPGRSSSLEITCPGPEAALALVGAARRLDIIAKAREVRGTDRVVVRDGETISQLLERMGATGTLTTWREARTRKEVRATANRLANFDDANLRRSAQAAVAASARVERALLILGHEAPDHLRYAGELRVLHKHASLDELGRLADPPMTKDAIAGRIRRLLVMADKRASELGVPGTELPRED, encoded by the coding sequence ATGGCATTAACCACGCTCGTCAAGGACGAACTCGCCAACTACGAGGCAACGAAAGTCTCTGCTCGTAAGGCAGAAATCTCTACGATTCTGCGTTTTACCGGAGGCCTGCACATTGTCTCGGGGCGAATCGTGGTGGAGTCTGAGGTCGACCACGAGGCAACCGCCCACCGCATGCGCCGCACCATCGCGGAGATTTACGGCCACGACTCTGAGCTGACCAGCGTCAGCGGTGGTGGCCTGCGTCGAGGCGGCCGCTACATTGTGCGTGTGGATCACGGCGGTGAGGCGCTGGCTCGCCAGACCGGTCTGCTGGATTTGCGTGGCCGCCCGGTGCGTGGTCTGCCGCCGGCTGTGGTGAACGGCTCCCTGCAGGACGCCGAGGCGGTCATGCGCGGTGCGTTCTTGGCGCACGGTTCGCTGACTGAGCCGGGTCGTTCCTCCTCCCTGGAGATTACCTGCCCCGGTCCGGAGGCGGCGCTTGCGCTGGTGGGTGCGGCTCGCCGCCTGGACATTATTGCGAAGGCACGCGAGGTGCGCGGCACCGACCGTGTGGTGGTGCGTGACGGCGAGACGATTTCGCAGTTGCTGGAGCGTATGGGCGCGACCGGTACCCTGACCACGTGGCGTGAGGCGCGCACCCGCAAGGAGGTTCGCGCGACCGCGAACCGTCTGGCGAATTTTGATGATGCGAACCTGCGCCGTAGCGCTCAGGCGGCTGTTGCGGCGAGTGCCCGCGTGGAGCGTGCCCTGCTGATTCTGGGTCATGAGGCGCCGGATCATCTGCGCTATGCCGGTGAGCTGCGTGTGTTGCATAAGCATGCGTCGTTGGATGAGCTGGGTCGTCTGGCTGATCCGCCGATGACGAAGGACGCGATTGCGGGCCGTATTCGTCGCCTGCTAGTGATGGCTGATAAGCGTGCTTCGGAGCTGGGTGTTCCGGGTACTGAGCTTCCGCGCGAGGACTAA
- a CDS encoding ComEA family DNA-binding protein encodes MTSMTPNPDQNAVQSPAQDSAAQPGNTTQQGGAQRSARSLMNSLYRSPRARKNGAPDAEDTVPLAIAAEVTPAEVAAEEAEAPQPEFSLPNSSQPGTAQPRASQPVPTGDPVPTSKPTASQPESNGWADWDQQPDWNEVDDWAEWEQADQPGTTRSARWGLSPRVLLLVAVLALVAVVWGVTQFSAAPRAEQVASPGASAESVQAVGAQQSPGTQPGTQSATQSTAQPGANPSESAQGGASGEATVRVHVAGAVNNPGVYTLPAQGRAVDAIAAASGAAADADLDRVNLAGALSDGVQIYVPHRGETAAPAQIQPNGGTANAGQGNAANGAAQNGASQGGAQPHPARTLTPAGSAQKGSTPVNINTATAEELQSLPRIGPAMAQRIIAWREAHGGFRSVDELDAVPGIGPSMLENLRPLVTV; translated from the coding sequence ATGACGAGCATGACCCCCAACCCCGACCAGAACGCTGTACAGAGCCCTGCGCAGGACAGCGCAGCCCAGCCTGGCAACACAACCCAGCAGGGCGGCGCGCAGCGTAGCGCCCGCTCCCTGATGAACAGCCTCTACCGCAGCCCCCGCGCCCGCAAGAACGGTGCGCCGGATGCCGAGGACACCGTGCCGCTGGCTATTGCCGCTGAGGTAACGCCCGCGGAGGTAGCTGCCGAAGAAGCTGAGGCACCGCAGCCTGAATTTTCGCTGCCTAATTCTTCTCAGCCCGGCACCGCACAGCCCAGGGCGAGCCAGCCCGTACCTACCGGCGACCCTGTACCTACCAGCAAGCCCACGGCATCCCAGCCGGAGTCGAATGGTTGGGCTGACTGGGATCAGCAGCCCGATTGGAACGAGGTGGACGACTGGGCGGAGTGGGAGCAGGCCGATCAGCCCGGCACCACCCGCAGTGCCCGTTGGGGCTTGTCGCCGCGCGTGCTGCTTCTGGTGGCGGTGTTGGCGTTGGTTGCCGTGGTGTGGGGTGTGACCCAGTTTTCGGCGGCGCCGCGTGCCGAGCAGGTCGCCTCCCCGGGCGCTTCTGCCGAGTCGGTGCAGGCGGTGGGTGCCCAGCAGAGCCCCGGAACTCAACCCGGCACCCAGTCCGCTACTCAATCTACTGCCCAGCCGGGCGCTAACCCGAGTGAATCTGCGCAGGGTGGCGCCTCCGGTGAGGCTACCGTGCGGGTGCACGTGGCGGGTGCCGTGAACAATCCCGGCGTGTACACGCTACCCGCGCAGGGTCGTGCCGTGGATGCGATTGCCGCCGCCTCCGGTGCCGCCGCGGATGCTGACCTGGACCGCGTGAACCTTGCCGGTGCGCTCAGTGACGGGGTGCAGATTTATGTGCCGCATCGTGGTGAGACGGCTGCTCCGGCGCAGATTCAGCCCAATGGTGGAACGGCAAATGCGGGTCAGGGTAACGCGGCGAATGGTGCAGCGCAGAACGGCGCTTCTCAGGGCGGTGCTCAGCCTCATCCTGCACGCACGCTAACTCCTGCAGGCAGCGCGCAGAAGGGCTCAACCCCGGTGAACATTAACACTGCCACCGCTGAGGAGCTGCAGAGCTTGCCGCGTATTGGTCCGGCGATGGCTCAGCGCATTATCGCCTGGCGTGAGGCGCACGGCGGTTTCCGTAGCGTGGATGAGCTGGATGCGGTGCCCGGCATTGGCCCGTCGATGCTGGAGAATCTGCGCCCGCTGGTGACGGTCTAA
- a CDS encoding ComEC/Rec2 family competence protein encodes MRLTGAAAAAYRRARYRWSIGAERWRTRRDEQELRAQGSLIHLDFRLSFTVLALWAFTAAALTVGTWRVVHPLACVLIALLGCLSILLFFPPRAAMPYSLLFRTTGQLVFLACIVTVQAVLLCATGVDASRATLQQAQGASLRLNGTVEQVRRVDPRTTLVVIKLEEIQGRSVRALVNERVRVYRRDGSAKSAAQRPEVSSEVSSSEGNSAAKHRGSGTVRSQVIYPGMKVTALGTVEFNGSTAKLSGATIFPAPAYGAGSNATTRPAEEPYLSTLKEQLRTRALDTLDTESAALVLGTAYGDDSLMSSTAREEYKLSGLSHITAVSGANIAIVFLGAYRLVLAIRPYRFASMYLLIRSWTRRLRGRGAAGHPHRPAYPRHPAYLQHPAQPQQPTPPNAHALPPLVHRLSTLAIPHRVMVLCGVAAVLAYATLLETEGSVIRSLAMGLLGAYAMLRGSGRQSLAALQTTVLMCLLAAPHLAVDMGFALSVTATSALILLGPPLIRLLMRVMPVFCAEMLAAPIVASLWCTPLILAMSGKVPLYSVPANLIAAPLAPLSMLAGLVALGFMLLGLPTAADLCLRAGGLAAQGIEWAAHTAAHAPGNPWEPGSSVPAVVCSVLSVLALSIALWWVDARRYRAVTHRQYVRVVPHTAPAYQHPHQPARS; translated from the coding sequence TTGCGCCTCACCGGGGCCGCGGCTGCGGCGTATCGCCGCGCCCGCTACCGCTGGAGTATCGGCGCTGAACGGTGGCGTACCCGCCGCGATGAGCAGGAGCTGCGCGCCCAGGGAAGCCTCATTCACCTGGACTTTCGCCTGAGTTTCACGGTGCTGGCGCTGTGGGCTTTTACCGCGGCGGCGCTGACCGTGGGCACGTGGCGGGTGGTGCATCCGCTGGCGTGCGTACTCATTGCCCTGCTGGGGTGCCTGTCGATTCTGCTGTTCTTTCCGCCGCGTGCGGCAATGCCCTACAGTTTGCTGTTTCGTACGACGGGTCAGCTGGTTTTTCTGGCGTGTATTGTGACGGTTCAGGCGGTGCTTTTGTGCGCTACGGGGGTGGATGCATCCCGAGCCACGCTGCAGCAGGCGCAGGGTGCCTCGCTTCGTCTGAATGGCACGGTTGAGCAGGTCCGTCGCGTGGATCCGCGCACTACCCTGGTGGTTATTAAGCTGGAGGAAATTCAGGGGCGGAGCGTGCGTGCGCTGGTGAATGAGCGGGTGCGCGTGTACCGGCGTGATGGTTCGGCTAAGAGCGCCGCGCAGCGTCCGGAGGTAAGTTCGGAGGTAAGCAGCTCGGAGGGGAACTCAGCGGCTAAGCACCGGGGGAGCGGCACTGTGCGCTCGCAGGTGATTTATCCGGGCATGAAGGTGACCGCCCTCGGCACCGTGGAGTTTAACGGTTCCACGGCGAAGCTGAGCGGCGCAACTATTTTCCCCGCGCCTGCCTACGGTGCCGGGTCGAACGCTACCACCCGGCCTGCGGAGGAGCCGTATCTGTCCACGCTCAAGGAGCAGCTGCGCACCCGCGCCCTGGACACCCTCGACACGGAGTCGGCGGCGCTGGTTTTGGGCACCGCCTACGGGGACGATTCGCTGATGAGTTCCACCGCGCGGGAGGAGTATAAGCTCAGCGGGCTCAGCCATATTACGGCGGTGTCCGGGGCGAATATTGCCATTGTATTTTTGGGCGCGTACCGGCTGGTGTTGGCGATTCGCCCGTACCGCTTCGCCAGTATGTACCTGCTGATTCGTTCCTGGACGCGGCGGTTGCGGGGGAGAGGCGCCGCGGGTCATCCTCACCGCCCCGCGTACCCCCGGCACCCTGCTTACCTTCAACATCCCGCCCAGCCTCAACAACCTACCCCGCCAAACGCGCACGCCCTGCCGCCGCTCGTGCATCGGCTGAGTACCCTCGCCATTCCGCACCGCGTCATGGTGCTGTGCGGGGTTGCGGCGGTGCTCGCCTACGCCACGCTGCTGGAGACTGAGGGTTCCGTGATTCGTTCCCTCGCCATGGGTCTACTCGGTGCTTACGCGATGTTGCGCGGTTCGGGTCGCCAGTCCTTGGCGGCGCTTCAAACCACGGTGCTGATGTGTCTGCTTGCCGCCCCGCACCTTGCCGTGGATATGGGGTTCGCCCTGTCGGTGACGGCAACTTCCGCGCTGATTCTGCTGGGCCCGCCGCTGATTCGTCTGCTTATGCGTGTCATGCCGGTGTTCTGCGCGGAAATGCTCGCCGCGCCTATCGTGGCGTCCCTGTGGTGTACTCCGCTGATTTTGGCGATGAGCGGTAAGGTGCCGCTCTACTCTGTTCCGGCGAATCTGATTGCCGCTCCTTTGGCGCCGCTGAGTATGCTCGCCGGGCTGGTGGCGCTCGGATTCATGCTGCTGGGTCTGCCCACTGCGGCGGATCTGTGCCTTCGTGCCGGTGGCCTTGCTGCGCAGGGTATCGAGTGGGCGGCGCACACTGCCGCGCACGCGCCGGGTAACCCGTGGGAGCCCGGTTCGAGCG